A segment of the Gloeocapsa sp. PCC 73106 genome:
AGAACGAATTATATGCCAGGGTGCCCATTCGGTATCCGTCGCTTCTAACATCATATCCCTAGCTAGAGAATATTCGTACCACCGTTCTCTAGAACAGAGGTCGATAGCTGACAGTTTCCACTGGCGCATGGGGTCATCAATTCGCGCCTCAAACCGTTGTTTTTGCTCTTTATTACTAACTTCAAGCCAGTATTTGACAAGTTTAATACCGTCTTCAACTATGTAACGTTCAATATTTGGACACAAATTTAAGAATCTCTGGTGTTGCTCTTTAGTACAAAAACCCATGACGTATTCTACTCCCGCTCGATTGTACCAACTGCGGTCGAAGATCGTTACCTCACCTGCTGCGGGAAAGTGATTCAAATAGCGTTGAAAGTACATCTGGGTTTTCTCTCGATCGCTTGGCGCGGGTAAAGCCACTACATGAAAAACTCTCGAGCTGACGCGATCGGTCAAAACGCGAATCGTTCCCCCTTTACCCGCGGCGTCACGACCTTCAAAAACTACAATTATTCTTTCTCCAGTTTCTTTGAGCCAGTCTTGAAGTATGGAGAGTTCTGTCTGCAGTTTCCTTAATTCTCTCAGATATTCTTTTCCCTTTAGTTTGGGCTTGTCGTCATTCTCTTGATTCATTTTTACCTTCAATGCCAGTATATTTTTATACTAACGTGCCAATTTCAAGCTCGATTGTAAAGTGATGTTGCAATAGTGTTCAAACCTCTCAGATTTGTTCTAGAAAAAAGTTAACAAGAAAAAATTTAGGTATTACTTCAATGGATCAAGATTTACAAAAATATCGTATGGTTTGCACTTTGACCTTTGGTGATATTTATGGTCAAATCATTGTCTGGCTGATCGTGATTTTTTTAAGCTTGGCTACTACTTTAGCTCTCTGGAGTAGTACCCGTCAAATTTACGCTTTAGCGACTTTGGCTTTAATCGTCGTGTTGTCCTTGCCTTTTTTACTTTTTGCTTTTGTCACGACTTTACTGAATCACATTGAGTTTCTTCCTGCTGACGCGGTTGTCAATAATCGTCGTTCGGCGACTCAAGCTAGCGTTCGCCCATCTCCTCAAGTCGCGAGTTAATTGAGAGTTTTTATGTTATCCTGAGACTAATCTCCAATCTAAAATCTAAAATCACATAGGATAACAAGAAATTTAACTTGTTGTCCTTTTTTAAGTAGTTAACTAGTGCGTTTCCAGTTTTGAATGTTCCAGGTTCTCAAATCCCAAGCTGTCATCTCCACACCACTAAGACGGTTACTAATCCCAATCACATCAGCTCTATGTACTAAGGGAATAAGCACTCCTTCATTCACCAACAAATCGTTCATCTCAATTAATAAATTTCTCCTGGTGTCAACATTTAGTTCTTGAATTGATTTTTGCCATAACTTATCGTAACTGGGATTACAATAACGAGAGGTATTATCTCCACTCCAATTATTGGATTTCTTAGGAATAGAAGCACAGGTAAAACTTTGGAGATAGGCGCTGGGATCGGGGTTGGTGTTGCCTGTACTATACATTTGTAGATCAGCGTAAAAACGCTCAATTGTGTCAGTACTAGCCGGATCGCCTGAGAAGAAGATACTGGGATCGATGCTTTTTAATTCCGTTTCTACTCCTATTTCTCGAAGATTTTGTTTAACAATTTGTTGAGTTTTTTGACGCAGAGGATTGACTGAGGTTTGAAATATTATTTTCATCTCCACACCATTTTTGTCTCGAGTACCGTCGTTATTGCTATCTAACCAACCCGTTTCATCCAGAAGACTATTAGCTTTAGCTAGGTTAAATTCAAAACTCGTGTTAGGAGAATTATAAATTTCTGGTCCAACTAAAACGTTGGCGGTTGCTTTTCCTGTAACGCCATAAAGCTCTTGGGCGATGGTATCGCG
Coding sequences within it:
- the ppk2 gene encoding polyphosphate kinase 2, which encodes MNQENDDKPKLKGKEYLRELRKLQTELSILQDWLKETGERIIVVFEGRDAAGKGGTIRVLTDRVSSRVFHVVALPAPSDREKTQMYFQRYLNHFPAAGEVTIFDRSWYNRAGVEYVMGFCTKEQHQRFLNLCPNIERYIVEDGIKLVKYWLEVSNKEQKQRFEARIDDPMRQWKLSAIDLCSRERWYEYSLARDMMLEATDTEWAPWHIIRSNDKKRARLNCLSHFLSLFPYEPIPREKVKLPERSLEYSYDDEAPLKTRNWIPERY